The DNA window TGGTTCGCCATATGGACGCTCTGAGTTGGAGTTGCTGCATCTGGGTCAACATCCCAAGAGAACAACGACCCGAATGGAAAGTGTTGGACAACGGGAAACTTGGACAGCACTTCAGCATTGAACATCTTGATCATGCCCTTGTTGATCTTGCCCCAGCCGTCGCGAATGCCCGAGATGTCGAAAAGAATTGGACTGTGCTCCCAGAATGGACCTTTCTTCACATCGTTGATAAAGCCAATAGCTGAGAAGTACATGTTGACTTGGCGTTGATCCTCCACCATGGCCGCCTTGGTGACGTCGCTGGGTTTAGGCGCACCCTTTACTGATCCCTCTAAGGGCATTGGTTCATTCTCGTTGATCGGTCGTGTAAGTTGTGCAGAGCCAAAGATGTAAGGCATGAAGGAATGGTCGTCGAGGCCCCAGACGCCATGGGAGCCGGCAGGTTCGAGGGTATAGGTTAGGATAAGTTTCCTCACAACGTTGAGGTATCTAAAAACGTCAGTAATATACTTTCGATATAGAAACAGGTAACGTACGGTTCAACAACTTTGAGAACAATCTCGCGCTCAATTTCGCCTCCTTGTTCTCCGTCCTTGAAGAAACCCAGCTTCCATAGGCAGCCGAGGAAAGCGACAAAGCTCAACTCATGTCCCGTTCCATAGTCCAGTCGTTGTACACTGCCGAAACCACCGAGAAGGTAGCTTGAGACCTCCTCTTTCGCCTTGCCATCGCCAACTTTAAGTGTTTCACCTAGGAGCCCCTCATCAAGCAGCGCATCCAGACGCTCCTCAAAGATAGCATGCCACTTGCGAAAACTAACATTGCCGAATCTTCGAGGACCTGGGTCAGGCGGCGCCTCATCAATAAAGCTTCCGATCTTTTCCAAAAGAGCTTGTAGAGTCTGAACGGACGGCGTCGTTGCTGGTTTCGAGTTGAGGGGAAAGGTGCGGGGGAGGGGCGAGGAGGATTGGTTTCGAGGACATAGAGCGCGGTTGAGTTGAAGGATGAAAACGCCAATGTCGCGGTAGGCTAAGCTGGTGAGGAAACGAGCGACGTCGGGGCCTTCGTTGATGCGCTTCGAAGGTTTTGTAAAGGCTGGCGGGGAGCTGAGATCGAGAACCTCAAGCGCATTGAGCTTTGGAGGGGTTGTGGACGTCATGTCGACCATGGTGAGACACCGCGATCGCAATTATGAAGCAGTGTGTTGAATGAAAGAACTGAAGATTCTTTTGATGTACCTTTAGTAAAGTAGAAGGATCGGAGTTCGTGGATGTTTGTTTAGTTGAAGTTAGAAACGATTTAGTCAGCTGTTGGTGTACCTTGTAACTATCATGAGATTGGATGCGAATAACAAGAAGCGGATCTCAACCATAGAGGGGCCCCAAATTTAGGAAAGCTTTATctaaactacctacctatttcCGAAACACTTCTACTAGTGG is part of the Fusarium poae strain DAOMC 252244 chromosome 4, whole genome shotgun sequence genome and encodes:
- the RRD1 gene encoding Serine/threonine-protein phosphatase 2A activator 1 (BUSCO:38266at5125) → MVDMTSTTPPKLNALEVLDLSSPPAFTKPSKRINEGPDVARFLTSLAYRDIGVFILQLNRALCPRNQSSSPLPRTFPLNSKPATTPSVQTLQALLEKIGSFIDEAPPDPGPRRFGNVSFRKWHAIFEERLDALLDEGLLGETLKVGDGKAKEEVSSYLLGGFGSVQRLDYGTGHELSFVAFLGCLWKLGFFKDGEQGGEIEREIVLKVVEPYLNVVRKLILTYTLEPAGSHGVWGLDDHSFMPYIFGSAQLTRPINENEPMPLEGSVKGAPKPSDVTKAAMVEDQRQVNMYFSAIGFINDVKKGPFWEHSPILFDISGIRDGWGKINKGMIKMFNAEVLSKFPVVQHFPFGSLFSWDVDPDAATPTQSVHMANQPATMAPSPSGPGTAAPWAQATRMPPSSGPGIPYSRMPPPPGPNSGSLARPPRNTSGTGSTDAQITVTKAPWARDS